ACCGCCATAAGCTTTGACCTTTTTGAGATCAAAAACCGCCCTGCCTGCATTCAACTTCATCAGGACTTGGCTGGGTCCAAATTCAACGACACCAAGATCAAGAGACGTCGCCGTCAATGAAATTTCCGCGTCTACCGCAGAGAGGCCTGAGACATCAATTGGAGCCTTCGACCATCCGCCGGAGTTTGCGGTCAGACTTGTCTGGCTTTGTGTACTCGCCCCTTGAAGCTCAGGGAGGCTCAAGTCTTGGGCGGTAAATATCCCTTTAATGACGGGCCGATCTTTGCCAGCTTTAAAATCAATATCCCCACGCAGAACTTGGGTTCCGATCTTATACTCGCCACCCCGCACATATGTTGCCCCATCCGGAGTGCGAACAAGTTTCCCCTTCATGCTTAGGGCTTTGGGACCCGCGTTGTTCCCCGCATTTATCGCGTTCAAAAGGGGCGATCCTGCGGCAATTGAGGCCACCAAATCTCCGTCCATAACCAGTCCGGACAAACCGAGCTTGCCCGTATAGGAAATTTTGGCGCCCCCTAACGACGCGGTTGTGTCCAAAGTGGCAATATCGCCCAGCAAAAAGCCCATCGGACGATCCAAACCCGCCTGAACGTCCAGACTGGCCCCTTTGTATTGTCCGCTCAAAGACACCCGGATTTCCCCGTCAGATTCGGGGAAACGCGCTTCAAAGTTTACGTCACTGAGAGATTCCCGCAGCCCTGAGGCATCGTCATAAAAATGAATCTCTCCGTCTGTAATGCCTGCGTATTCAACAGTAACGCGCCGGGATCCGCTTGATGGCGCTTTCGCCACTTGGGCCGTTGCCGCCGCCGTGGGTTTTCCAGAAAAGTCCCAGTTTTTTCGACCATCTTTTGCCACCGACAACCGAATGTTGGGTTGCAGGATTTTAATGTCTCTAAACTCAAAATTTCCCTGCAGCAGGGGCAATAACTCCACCCCAATCGTCAGGCCCTCGGCCGTGAGCAACGGCGCGTCTTCGGCCCAAGGCGCGTTCGCAACCGCGATGGGGCCCGTCGTTACCGAAAGGCGGGGGAATATTTTGGTCGTCACGTCGCCCGAGAGGGTCACTTCGCGGCCCGTAAATTCCGCAATCTGCCCGGCGGCGATTTCAGCGAGTTTCTTGCCGGGAATGAGGGCAATCGCGAAGACACCCAGCACAGCCAAAGTCGCAACAATCATGAATGCTCTAAAAATCCACCGCATCGTTCACCTCACTTTTTTCTATTCCCTTTAATCTAGGGGGGATGGATGCATGAAACAATGGGCGCATCCTCCACTGCGCAACACAACAACGCGATATTGCTCCGTCGCGAACTCGGGTGTATAGCGCAGGGATGAGCCAGAATCCTCCAGAACTCCGCCCCGATCTCGCGCCCCGCGCGATCATCACCGATCCTATCCGCGCCGATCAGCCCAAAATCGGGATGGTAAGTCTTGGTTGCCCCAAGGCGCTTGTCGATAGTGAGCGGATTTTAACGCGTTTGCGCGCCGAAGGATACGCGATTTCGCCAGATTATGCGGGTGCGGAAGCCGTGATTGTGAACACCTGCGGGTTCCTTGATAGCGCGAAGGCCGAGAGCCTTGAGGCCATCGGTGAAGCCCTTAAAGAAAACGGAAAAGTAATTGTTACCGGATGCTTGGGCGCGAACCCCGAGTATATCACGGGGGCGCATCCCAGCGTTTTGGCTGTGACAGGCCCGCATCAATATGAGCAGGTTTTGGACGCGGTGCACAGCGCTGTTCCGCCGAATCCAAATCCGTTCATCGATCTTTTGCCCGCCCGTGGGGTTTCACTGACGCCGCGTCATTTCAGCTATCTCAAAATTTCTGAAGGGTGCAATCACAAGTGCAAATTCTGCATTATACCCGACATGCGCGGCAAGTTAATGAGCCGCCCAGCCCATGCGATTCTTCGCGAGGCTGAAAAGCTGGTGGAAGCGGGTGTTCGCGAACTTTTGGTAATTTCGCAAGATACCAGTGCATATGGTCTGGACAGAAAATACGATTTAAACCCGTGGAAAGACCGCGAAGTACGTAGCCACATCACCGATTTGGCGCGGGAACTTGGCGATATGGATGCGTGGATTCGCCTCCATTATGTGTACCCATATCCCCATGTGCGCGATCTTATTCCGCTGATGGCGGATGGGCTTATTCTGCCCTATCTCGACATTCCGTTCCAACATTCGCACCCCGATGTGTTGCGCCGCATGGCGCGACCGGCGGCTGGTGCCAAGACTTTGGACGAGATCAATGCATGGCGTGAAATTTGCCCCGACATGACTTTGCGCAGCACGTTTATTGTTGGTTTCCCCGGCGAAACGGAAGCGGAATTTGAGCATTTGTTAGAGTGGCTGGACGAGGCCCAACTCGACCGCGTTGGATGTTTTAAATACGAAGACGTTGCGGGTGCGCGCAGTAATGCCCTGCCCGATCACGTGTCGCCAGAAGTGAAAGAAGAACGCTGGCATCGGTTTATGGAAAGATCACAGGCCATTTCAACCGCAAAGCTGGAGAAAAAAGTTGGATTTGTGCAAGAAGTCATCGTGGACGAAGTCGACGATGAAGCCGCGACATGTCGCACAAAGGCCGATGCTCCGGAAATTGACGGCAACTTGTTCATCGACGAAGGGTTTGAAAATCTGAAGCCGGGCGACATTGTCAAAGTCATGGTCGACGAAGCCAGCGAATATGATCTGTGGGGGACGCTGGTTAAAAACTAGCGCCTTTCTTGGAAGAAACTCTTGAGTAACTCTTCGGAATCACGCGCGCCAATTCCGTCATATACTTCGGGTACGTGATGCGCTTGGGAATGCGCGAATATACGTGGCCCGCGCTCGACCCCACCGGATTTGGGGTCGCTCGCGCCGTAATATAAGCGCCGAACTCGTGCTGCTGAAATTGCAGCAGCACACATCGGGCACGGCTCTAGGGTGACGTAGAGGTCGCAACCAGACAGCCGCTCAGACTTTAACATGCGACACGCTTCGCGCAGAACGAGGATTTCCGCGTGCGCGGTGGGATCACAAGCCGCACGCGTCTGATTCCCTGCGACGGCCAAAACCTTCCCGTCGGGACCAACCAAAGCGGCGCCGACCGGCACCTCGCCACGATTGGCGGCCGATTTGGCTTCCAAAAGGGCCAGATTCATATAGCTTTGAAACGGTTGCATGCTGCTTTGTGCCTGTTTCGTCGCCACGTGCCAAGCGGCTTTCTATTTCCCAAATGGTGAGGTAAAGCGGGTCATGGAAAATTCTAGTGAAAAAACCGGCGAACGCATCGCCAAAATTATGGCTCGCGCAGGCGTCGCATCGCGCCGCGAAGTGGAGCGCATGATTGAAGCAGGCCGCGTGTCGGTGAACGGTACGATTATTGAGAGCCCCGCGTTGAACGTGACGGGGGCGGACAAAATCTGTGTTGATGACCAGCCCATTTCCGAACCTGAACACGCCCGCCTCTGGCTCTATTACAAACCGCTGGGCCTTGTGACATCCAATAGCGATGAAAAAGATCGTGAAACAGTTTTTGACACGCTTCCTGTGGAACTTGGCCGTGTTTTAAGTGTCGGGCGCCTCGATATCAACTCCGAAGGATTGCTCCTTCTGACCAACGACGGCGGTATTAAACGCAAACTTGAGCTTCCTACAACGGGCTGGTTGCGCCGCTATCGTGTGCGCGTAAACGGACGTCCGACGGAAGAGACCTTGGCCCCCCTGCGTGCCGGAATCGTCGTTGATGGCGAAAAGTTCCAACCGATGAATATCAGCCTTGATCGCCAACAAGGGGCCAATGCGTGGCTCACTGTATCGATTCGGGAAGGCAAAAACCGTGAAGTTCGCCGCGCATTGGCTGCCGTTGGTCTTACGGTTAACCGCTTGTTGCGCGTGTCTTATGGGCCGTTTCGACTGGGCGAGCTTAAACCGGGCGAGATTGAAGAAGTTAAAACCCGCGTTCTTCGCGATCAACTTGGCCAAGAGCCTTTGGCCGAAGAAGCCGAAAAACCTCGCATCGTGCGCCAACGAAAACCCGTCGGCAAAATGCCGCGTCACGGGACCGAGCTTGATGCTCCTGCCAGCAAAGGTCCACGGGGCGGCGGCAAACGCACGGGTAAACCTGCGGACAAACGGTCCTTCCCCGATCGAAGCGGTGGAAAATCCGCGCCTTCCCGTCCGAGTGGTAAACCGCACGGAAAACCGCGTGGCAGGTAAGCCCAAAAGGGCCCGTATCCGCCCGTTTTTTTTTGAGCCGTTCCCTTTAACGACCTCAATTCTCTGGCGAAGGCTCGCCAGAGAACACACTTATATTGAAAATACACTTTCAACTTCGGGGCCTTTTGCTATCATGAAGTCCTAAAGTGCTTTATAGATAACAAATGTTTCTACACATCTAATTGAGGGACCTTATGGCAGAGACCGGACTTAAAAAGCTCTCATTTGTCCTGCTACTTGCGCTCGTCCTTTATGTGACCTTTTCGGGAGCGGTATAATGGCACAGCGGTATGGTGGCCAGTTTAGCCCCCAAGGTTCGTCCTCCAAGACGGACACGCCCAATCCGTTTCGTGGCAAGAAGCCTGCGCCCGCAAGAGCACGAATTAACCTGTTGTTCGCAGCGCCAGTTCCGCTTGCCATAGCTGCATTTTTCCGGTCACCCACAGAAATGGCAACATCCCTTCTTGCGGTCGCGATGCTTCTTGGCGCCGCTTGGCTAACCCGAGAAGGTGTTGCCGCCCAAGAAGCCTATGACGCTAGAAGCGTCGCCCGCCGACCTGCTTTTCCCCGAAAATTATTTGCAGCGATTTCGATGGGCGCAGGCCTGTCTGTCGCGGGATTCGCGGGTGGGAGCGCCTTTTTGGCGGTCATTATTTTTGGCGTCCTTGGCTTTATTCTACACATAGCGTCCTTTGGGTTAGACCCAATGAAAGACAAAGGCGCGGATGGGGTCGACCTGTTTCAGCAAGACCGCGTTGCACGCGTTGTCCAAGAAGGTGAGAGCTATTTGACGAGCATGGATGCCGCCATCAAGCGTACAGAGGACCGCCGATTGATCGCTCAAGTCCAAGATTTTGCGGACGTTGCCCGCCAATTGTTTAGAACCGTGGAAGAAGACCCGCGTGATTTAACGTCGGCGCGAAAATTCATGGGCGTCTATCTTAAGGCGGCACGCGACGCGACCATCAAATTTGCCGACATCTACAACCGCAATCAAAACCAAACAGCCCGCGAGGACTATGAGGGATTACTAGAATATTTAGGCGACAATTTTGCTGCACGCATTTCAAAACTGCTCGAGGACAATACCGTCGACCTAGATATTGAAATTGAGGTTCTTCGTGAGCGCCTTGCTCGCGAAAATTTGTAACGAGGAAATCGTATGACCGAAACTATTCGCAAAGAAGCCGAAAAAGCCAAGCCATTGGTTGATGAAGTTGTGGCCATTGAATTGCCAGAGCCCAAGACCGATCTGGTGCCGCTTAAGGCCGCGCCCGCCCCCATTGCCGCGGAAATCCAGCGGCGCATGGACGAGTTAGATATGAGTGACACGGGGTCGATCGTGAATTTCGGATCCTCAGCCCAAGCCGAACTTCAGGTCATCAGCCAAGCCATGCTGGCGGATGTTAAAAACAAGGATGTAGGCCCCGCAGGCGACAGTTTGAGTGGCATCGTATCGGCAATTCGTGGCTTTAGCGTTTCCGAACTGGACGTCCGCCGCAAGCGAAGCTGGTGGGAAAGAATCACGGGCCAAGCCGCACCTTTCGCCCAATTCCTTGCACAGTTTGAAGACGTACAGGGCCAGATCGATAAAATCACCGACGATCTATTGGCGCATGAACACACGCTCCTCAAAGACATCAAATCCCTAGATCAGCTTTATGGAAAAACGTTGAATTTCTATGATGAACTTGGGCTGTACATCACCGCCGGAGCGGAAAAACTGGAAGTTTTGGACGGTACCGATATTCCCAAGAAAGAGGGTGAAGTAACCGCCGCGGACCCTGAACACGCCGTGATGGTTGCGCAAGAACTGCGCGATTTACGATCTGCGCGAGACGACCTTGAGCGCCGCGTGCATGATCTCAAACTCACGCGTCAAGTTACGATGCAAAGCCTTCCGTCCATTCGGCTTGTGCAAGAAAACGACAAATCTTTGGTCACGAAAATCAACTCGACATTGGTGAACACAGTTCCCCTTTGGGAAACGCAACTCGCGCAAGCCGTTACGATTCAACGCAGCAGCGAAGCCGCGCATGCAGTGCGTGACGCCAATGATTTGACCAATGAATTACTCACCTCCAATGCAACCAATTTGCGCCAGGCGAACACGGTTGTGCGCAAAGAGATGGAGCGCGGTGTGTTTGATATTGAAGCGGTTAAGATTGCCAACCAAGAGCTTATTGGTACGATTAACGATAGCCTCGCGCTTGCGGACGAAGGCAAACGGCGCCGTGCGGAGGCCGAGGTCGAACTGATCAAAATGGAGAAAGACCTCAAGGAAACTTTGGCGGCCGCGAAATCACGCGACGACGGTACGGGGCATCAGATTGGGGCGGCTGTCGGAAGCGAATGAAGCTAAAAGCTCCGATAAAACTGGCAATGCTCGTCATCGGCCTCTCGCTCCTTTTGGGGTGCGAGGCAGACGTGGTATCAAGCAAGCCACCGGAGCCTAAACCGGTCGCGCCACCCAAAGGGCGGTCAGAGTTAAGTCAATTCTACCTGAATAGCTTTAGCCGGCTGCAAGAAGACTTTCTTGTGAA
This Falsihalocynthiibacter arcticus DNA region includes the following protein-coding sequences:
- a CDS encoding AsmA family protein gives rise to the protein MIVATLAVLGVFAIALIPGKKLAEIAAGQIAEFTGREVTLSGDVTTKIFPRLSVTTGPIAVANAPWAEDAPLLTAEGLTIGVELLPLLQGNFEFRDIKILQPNIRLSVAKDGRKNWDFSGKPTAAATAQVAKAPSSGSRRVTVEYAGITDGEIHFYDDASGLRESLSDVNFEARFPESDGEIRVSLSGQYKGASLDVQAGLDRPMGFLLGDIATLDTTASLGGAKISYTGKLGLSGLVMDGDLVASIAAGSPLLNAINAGNNAGPKALSMKGKLVRTPDGATYVRGGEYKIGTQVLRGDIDFKAGKDRPVIKGIFTAQDLSLPELQGASTQSQTSLTANSGGWSKAPIDVSGLSAVDAEISLTATSLDLGVVEFGPSQVLMKLNAGRAVFDLKKVKAYGGDLAGEFVVNGRGGLSVGGDLTMKGVQTDQLLGALVDFDRLVSPADVRVKFLGVGNNLDAIVKSLSGQGAINVQKGVLKGVDVEQMIRTLDLGYQGTGQRTVFESIDATFNIDKGIMSGTDLAFKANGLIAEGRGKTNLSQKTLVYRLTPTALVSPDGTGGVRVPLLIRGPWADLRFSLDLEAIVNQELSAEKAVLEKKLKDAEKAAKANAIKKLGVKQKKDESLEDAARRTLEEAATKELLKLLGQN
- the rimO gene encoding 30S ribosomal protein S12 methylthiotransferase RimO translates to MSQNPPELRPDLAPRAIITDPIRADQPKIGMVSLGCPKALVDSERILTRLRAEGYAISPDYAGAEAVIVNTCGFLDSAKAESLEAIGEALKENGKVIVTGCLGANPEYITGAHPSVLAVTGPHQYEQVLDAVHSAVPPNPNPFIDLLPARGVSLTPRHFSYLKISEGCNHKCKFCIIPDMRGKLMSRPAHAILREAEKLVEAGVRELLVISQDTSAYGLDRKYDLNPWKDREVRSHITDLARELGDMDAWIRLHYVYPYPHVRDLIPLMADGLILPYLDIPFQHSHPDVLRRMARPAAGAKTLDEINAWREICPDMTLRSTFIVGFPGETEAEFEHLLEWLDEAQLDRVGCFKYEDVAGARSNALPDHVSPEVKEERWHRFMERSQAISTAKLEKKVGFVQEVIVDEVDDEAATCRTKADAPEIDGNLFIDEGFENLKPGDIVKVMVDEASEYDLWGTLVKN
- a CDS encoding nucleoside deaminase — encoded protein: MQPFQSYMNLALLEAKSAANRGEVPVGAALVGPDGKVLAVAGNQTRAACDPTAHAEILVLREACRMLKSERLSGCDLYVTLEPCPMCAAAISAARVRRLYYGASDPKSGGVERGPRIFAHSQAHHVPEVYDGIGARDSEELLKSFFQERR
- a CDS encoding pseudouridine synthase, producing the protein MENSSEKTGERIAKIMARAGVASRREVERMIEAGRVSVNGTIIESPALNVTGADKICVDDQPISEPEHARLWLYYKPLGLVTSNSDEKDRETVFDTLPVELGRVLSVGRLDINSEGLLLLTNDGGIKRKLELPTTGWLRRYRVRVNGRPTEETLAPLRAGIVVDGEKFQPMNISLDRQQGANAWLTVSIREGKNREVRRALAAVGLTVNRLLRVSYGPFRLGELKPGEIEEVKTRVLRDQLGQEPLAEEAEKPRIVRQRKPVGKMPRHGTELDAPASKGPRGGGKRTGKPADKRSFPDRSGGKSAPSRPSGKPHGKPRGR
- a CDS encoding 5-bromo-4-chloroindolyl phosphate hydrolysis family protein codes for the protein MAQRYGGQFSPQGSSSKTDTPNPFRGKKPAPARARINLLFAAPVPLAIAAFFRSPTEMATSLLAVAMLLGAAWLTREGVAAQEAYDARSVARRPAFPRKLFAAISMGAGLSVAGFAGGSAFLAVIIFGVLGFILHIASFGLDPMKDKGADGVDLFQQDRVARVVQEGESYLTSMDAAIKRTEDRRLIAQVQDFADVARQLFRTVEEDPRDLTSARKFMGVYLKAARDATIKFADIYNRNQNQTAREDYEGLLEYLGDNFAARISKLLEDNTVDLDIEIEVLRERLARENL
- a CDS encoding toxic anion resistance protein is translated as MTETIRKEAEKAKPLVDEVVAIELPEPKTDLVPLKAAPAPIAAEIQRRMDELDMSDTGSIVNFGSSAQAELQVISQAMLADVKNKDVGPAGDSLSGIVSAIRGFSVSELDVRRKRSWWERITGQAAPFAQFLAQFEDVQGQIDKITDDLLAHEHTLLKDIKSLDQLYGKTLNFYDELGLYITAGAEKLEVLDGTDIPKKEGEVTAADPEHAVMVAQELRDLRSARDDLERRVHDLKLTRQVTMQSLPSIRLVQENDKSLVTKINSTLVNTVPLWETQLAQAVTIQRSSEAAHAVRDANDLTNELLTSNATNLRQANTVVRKEMERGVFDIEAVKIANQELIGTINDSLALADEGKRRRAEAEVELIKMEKDLKETLAAAKSRDDGTGHQIGAAVGSE